Proteins from one Rosa chinensis cultivar Old Blush chromosome 7, RchiOBHm-V2, whole genome shotgun sequence genomic window:
- the LOC112180648 gene encoding flavin-containing monooxygenase FMO GS-OX-like 4 produces MQLLSRHVAVIGAGASGLVAARELRREGHTVVVFERGDQIGGTWVYTPEVESDPIGLHPNRNIVHSSMYQSLRTNLPREVMGFRDYPFVAKEGDEERDPRRFPGHREVLQYLNDYATEFGIYEVVRFECEVVFVGLVEGGKWKVKSKSKRGEVLEEVYDAVVVCNGHHTEPRVAQIPGINAWKGKQIHSHNYRNPEPFRDQVVILIGSGTSAVDMSREIAGVAKEVHIASRSVADETIEKHPGYDNLWLHSMIKSAHEDGSVVFQDGSVVHADIILHCTGYKYHFPFLETNGIVTVDDNRVGPLYKHVFPPAFAPSLSFVGIPWKVALFFMFELQSKWIAGILSDRMALPSQEYMMEDVKAFYSLLEASDTPKRYTHNIADYQYGYEDWVATECGCPVSEEWRKQMYFAAIENMVTKPETFRDEWGEYDHLVLQAHEDFKKYALN; encoded by the exons ATGCAACTCTTATCTCGGCACGTAGCGGTGATCGGCGCCGGCGCCTCAGGCCTGGTGGCGGCACGTGAGCTCCGGCGGGAAGGTCACACTGTCGTCGTGTTCGAGCGAGGAGACCAAATCGGTGGCACGTGGGTCTACACTCCAGAAGTGGAGTCCGACCCAATTGGCCTCCACCCAAACAGAAACATAGTCCACTCGAGCATGTACCAGTCTCTCAGGACCAATCTCCCAAGAGAGGTCATGGGGTTCCGGGACTACCCTTTTGTGGCCAaggaaggagatgaagagagagacCCAAGAAGGTTTCCGGGTCACAGAGAGGTGTTGCAGTACTTGAATGACTACGCTACCGAGTTTGGGATTTACGAGGTTGTGAGGTTCGAGTGTGAGGTGGTGTTTGTGGGTTTGGTGGAAGGTGGAAAGTGGAAGGTGAAGTCCAAGAGCAAGAGAGGTGAGGTTTTGGAAGAGGTTTATGATGCTGTGGTGGTCTGTAATGGACACCATACTGAGCCTCGTGTAGCTCAGATTCCAG GCATCAATGCATGGAAGGGGAAGCAAATTCACAGCCACAATTACCGTAATCCTGAGCCATTCAGAGATCAG GTTGTAATTTTGATAGGCAGCGGCACAAGTGCTGTTGATATGTCTCGGGAGATAGCTGGAGTTGCTAAAGAAGTCCACATTGCATCTAGATCTGTTGCTGATGAAACCATTGAAAAGCACCCTGGCTATGATAACTTGTGGCTTCACTCAATG ATCAAAAGTGCCCATGAAGATGGGAGCGTTGTTTTCCAAGATGGGAGTGTTGTCCATGCAGACATCATTCTTCATTGCACCGG GTACAAGTATCATTTTCCTTTTCTCGAAACGAATGGCATTGTGACTGTGGATGACAACCGTGTCGGGCCACTGTACAAGCATGTCTTTCCACCTGCCTTTGCACCTTCGCTTTCCTTCGTTGGTATACCATGGAAG GTCGCTCTTTTCTTCATGTTTGAACTTCAAAGCAAGTGGATAGCTGGTATTTTGTCTGATCGAATGGCACTTCCATCCCAAGAGTACATGATGGAGGATGTAAAAGCTTTCTACTCTTTACTTGAAGCTTCTGACACACCTAAGCGATACACTCATAACATTGCTGATTATCAG TATGGATATGAAGATTGGGTTGCAACTGAGTGTGGGTGTCCAGTCTCTGAGGAATGGAGAAAGCAAATGTACTTTGCAGCTATAGAGAACATGGTTACCAAACCAGAGACATTCCGGGATGAGTGGGGGGAATATGACCATTTGGTATTGCAGGCTCATGAGGACTTCAAGAAATATGCCTTGAATTGA